The genomic segment ACATGGAGACACATGCTCATGCTTTGTTAAGGGCTGTGGGAGAGATGAAGGTACATCAGATAACATGAAATGTGAGAGAttagacttttgtttttttgttaacttGGGATAAACGTCAGCATGAGCCACGAGAATCAATAATAGTCATTGTATTCAAGTATTGTGGGTTTACTGCAGCGACAATTGATATAAAAGCGAGAAGAATCCCACCATTCTCTGAGTTGTGCAGTTTCTCAGGCGACTTTAGAAacatttgactgtttttttttttgttttttttaaactcaacaCTTCACGCAGCTTTTTTCATGTGGCTAATACTCAGTCAACATTTCCTTCAGTACAACTCCACTGGAGAACAACAaagacttttattgtgaagagGCCCCAGCAGGTTTTTTTAATTGcaaataaatatctgatagTGACAGCCATCAAATTTGGTAAGATTTTCATGATATTCCCAAAGTATACATTCTACTGGTGATTCCCTCACTTTTCATTCATTATTGAGTAAAACAGATCAATATTCACTGAAAGCTGGTTTATGTTTAAAGTTTTTAGTTTCCACTTATTACAGTATATAGCCGCACTCAATGGATGTATTGCCATAAATTTGGTAGTGGTAATTATAATTCCCAGAAGGCAAATTTTGTCTGGCGATTCTCCTGTAGGGCCATCAGAAGGTCAAAGTTTTCATTATCAAGTGAAATCTACCAACATTTAACAAAAGATTTGACAAACCATTTCAGGTTCTCATTTAGGGTTTTAAACAAAGTGTCTTCATCCCCAGTCAGGATGAATTGCAATAACTGTTTTGTTTATAGGGATCTATCCATCCGTGTTCTTCCatttatccaattcaggatCACAGGGAGCTGGAGCCTAGCCCAGGTGTCATGAGGCGAGAGGCACACcgtggacaggttgccagtcagAGAGACAtgcaaccattcacactcacattcacacctttgGGCAATTTAGtctcaccaattaacctatccccactagaGTAATCTGGAGTACCCTAgaagacacagggagaacatacaAATCCCGCACAGAAAGGCCCTAGCCAGATGGTgaattcaaacccaggaccttcttgctgggAGGCAACAGCAACCTTCCCACAGGGAGACACAGGAGACCAAAATTCAGAACTTTTAACTGGTTATATACAGATGTTTAGTCAGACAGTGGAAACAAATCTATTAAGATAGGCAAATGCTCAAAAAAGGCATgaattacaaataaaacaaacaaaaacattcataaGTCGCCAAAATAGGGGACCATAAGAAATGGCACGAAATCCTGAATGGTGATAACAAATCGGGCAATCAGTCAACTCGGAGGAGTTATGTAGGAGTTGCGGCATGAAAAGGGCGGGTAAAGAAAGGTGGGAATTTGGAGTAACTCAAGTTCATAACAAACatagatttcaaaataaaacaggaagtgactaaACAGTAACTCGACATCATGAGAACTGTTATTATTAATTAGCTGCTTCCCTCCACTATCCTGgactgaagatgatgatggtAGTCCTCCTTCTGTTCTGGAGATCTGTTGTAAGCTGGACTGGCCTCTAAAAGCTGAACCTGTGGAAGGTGGATAACTGGTTCTGGTTCATGCACAGTGATCCTAACAAGGAACAAGGACTACCTTATCCTCTGTAGTCTAAGACTTGATGAGCTGGATGAGAGACTGATTAGTAATTTATTTGTTACCAGGTACTTGGTACATAAAATATTTGTGGACAGAATCACCAGAAATACAGTTCAAATCTATGACTGTCCCAAAGAAAAATGAATCCCAAACTGTATTCAACCAAATCACAAGGTGACAGTGAATGTGCACAGGTAGAAGGAAGAATGAAGAAGAGTATAACAGCAATTCACACTTGATCTGAATCCTTATTAGGCCTCACACTCAGAATGCAGTGCGAGGGCCAAATTACCGGAGCCGCTTCAGgctgatgtgtttgtttctgaaAAACCCAGTGGTAATGTGGTAGTTCCTCCTAAAAACAGCCCGAAGGTGTTCAAGGCTTTGGTTAACCTTCAGAGAGGATACATGTTGCTCACAAGACTCCAGACAAATTGGTAAAGTAATTCAGTCTGTGGTGATTAAATCTTGAATAGAAGGAAATTGTCTGCGTGGAATCCAAAACTAAATTACGTTGTTTAAAGAGGATGCACATACGCAAACCTTACAAAGAGTCTGTCTAAAAGGACACAGTCCAATAGATTGTGTTGCTTAAAAAGAAATCCGTAGCTTTAAACTGAATAAACAGATAAGAATCAGATACATGCAAATTCAGTATGTTTCTTGCAGTCTGCAGCGTTTTTGTTGATACACAAGTGACAAACACGCATTAACACACATGAAAAGATGTTGTCACAGTAGACAGATGGCATAATTTGACAGAGATTAGGCTTGTTTGTTTGGTCTTTTTGTTATAGCTCcgtgttttttattgtttacttgaAACATATTATGCTGCCAAATGTGAAAATTGTCTGCCAAGCACCAAGCAGcagagaagaagagggagatatgtgtgtgtctgctcgCTCCGCTTTCACACTTGTCTCCTTCGGTGTTTCAGGTCACTCTGCCTGCTGGCATGTTCGGCATGCTGTGACTCATTGTACCTCCTCAATATGGAAGTTTGTTCATGGCAGAACAAGCAAAACAGGGAAATTTACATTAACCATTTAGAGCAACCTGAGAAATAGCACGGTATCTCACAAAACTGCtcagatttaattttttttagttaGAACAGTGTATTCAGTGACATTAACGGGGGCCTATTATGTTTGTTTCAAACTTTATGTTTGCATTCTTGGACTTTACTAGAGTAGTTTTGTATAATTCATGGTTCTAAATAGTTTATCTTATTCTGGGTCTTGTTGCAGTCTGTCAGTTCATCgactttctttaaaaaaggcTTCCTTCTCCTTCCTTTTATAACATTCTTCTAATTGGCTGGCCCTCACAATTTAAAGATTAAAACAGCAATTGGGTGGACATTTAGTGCTAACAGCCATAAGTTTTTGGGCTGAGATGCCATGTTAGGGatatctgctctgtttttttccatCATACAGAGTCAAGAGCAGAAAACAAGTGTTTGAAATTGAGTGTTCAGAGAAGTGTGTAGCCTGAGATTTACCCACTCAAGTACTGCAATCTTTTTGAAAATCTGGCTATACATCCTTTTTCTGCTGTGTATCCAAGTCTGGGTGACCAGAGCAGCAGTCTAAAGCTGAGAtacccagacctccctctccccagccacctgcTCCAGCTCTTCAAGAAGAGAACACTTATTCATTCCCAAGCCAGCCAAGACACATAATCTCGCCAACGTGTCCTGGGTCTTCCCCGGGGTTTCCTCCCAGTTGGACAGTGGAGGCACCCAGTAGGCATCCCAATCAGATGATCGAACTACCTCAACTTTCTCCTTTGGTGCAGAGAAGTAGAGACTCTCTCTGCCAGAAGTCCTCCCACATTGCCAAATACTCTTCACCCTTATGGCTGAGCCCCGACAGCCTTTGATGGAAGCTCATTTTTGCCGCTCATATCCACCATCTTGTTCTTACAATCACTACTCACAGATCTTGGGCAATGACTGAAAGGTAGCAGTTGAAGGCAGGAGCTTGTTGTTCTGTTCCTTGGCTGCTCAAATTGGTTTAGGGACAACTTTGGTTGAGTTTTACATGTACTCACtgctgaaaagtaaaaaaaaagtttaaaaaaattgtagGTCCCGTTTAAATGTATTGTTGGATCGGTGTGGTAACGTTTAGACATAGATGCTATGCTGCCGAGCAGGTATGCTGTTGATGTCTATGTAGGTGTGACACAAAGCTCGGTAATCCCTCAAACAAGGTAAAGCAGCAGCACATGCCTGAGGCATAATGTCTGTTCACTTCAGTGCTTCATCCTGGATGGGAATTCACTCTCTCTTCAAACTGCTACTCTCCTTCTGCACCATGAATATAATATTTTGGCTCCGCTGCTTTGTTAACGTACTTAATGTTTCGTAAAGGTTAGATCACTTTGTAATTAAGCACTGCTCTGTGCCTTCTCCCTGCAGATCCCAGTGAGACCGTGGCACTTCCCGGCGTGCATGAGTGTAAgggtgtgagtgtgagtgtgtgtgagagcaagTGAGCGCCAGCGCTCCCACATGGCCTCCATGCAGGACGGGCTGAACTTCACGGCTCCTCCCTACGGCAAGGTCCTGCTGCTGGGTGCTATCGCTGCTGCCTCAGCCTTTGTAGTTACGATCCTCATTGTGGTGCTCTGCGTGGGCTGCCAGAGGTGAGCGCTGTGCACGCATGAATGACCGTACACACATGTTCAGAATCAGGATGTTCATTTTTAAGATCTGTATATTGGTTGCTCTTGGCCTTTTTGAATGATATTGGTATATTGGTGGATAAGTTGGGATTTATGGATGCCAGTTACTGATATTTGTCAGTTATCGCAGCTAAAGACTGTGTGATACGAGCAGAAAGACTTTTAAACAAGTCAGATATTGCTTTAGAAAGATTATTTTGCTAGAATCAAAGAAgaattaaacaacaaaaacaaaatataaagactaAAATCAAATTGGTATTGGCAGCATCTTTAGACCAAATTGTGATTCCCCGTGAGTCACAATCAATGAATCCTTATTTCAAACCTTTTAAATAAGCTTCAGCAGAAGCGCCAGTAAAATAAAGTAGAAGCTCTATTCCACTGGCAAAATGCAAGCTGGAACTACTTTTACCTACTTGAGTGGTTTAATCCTGTGGTTTCAAGCATACGTATCAGGCCCCCTGCAAAGGGTCAAAAGGTAGATGTGAGGGTTTATAACACgattaatgacaaaaaaaaatgttttaaactttgaatttcttctaatctttatttttGATGCAAAACTGATTTGAAGAGGAAAGAAGCAAAAAGGTTGACATGCCCGGTTTGAAGTTTAACAActtgctgtttaaaaaaatgcatattaATCTGAAATCTGGTTAAATGTGGTCGAAGGGCTCTTATAATCTAGTAGAGAACATCAAACCTGCACTACAGTGCTCGAGTGCTCAGTAATTCTCCACCACTGGTATGCACATGTGCAAATGTACTTTGAATGTCTCTCTCGCATATGCACAGTCATAGGATGACTCAGCCGCACACAAACaaggctcacacacacacacacacagtgttgaaTCGTGTATGACAGAGTGGTTGTGTTTGTCACAGGAAGGGGAAGACACACAATGTCCCCGGCGAGGGTGGAAAACACCGCCTCATGGACATGGTAGGTATCAGACAACATGCtcctcagtgttttgtttgtattgtaGCAGAGGTAGCTGAATAAACTCAATTCAGCAGGGCGCACTATCATTCAGAGGGCACCTCTTCAGTCTTAATTAGTGTTTAACTGGCccctgtgtttgtctgtttgtgtgcgtttgtgttgTCAGGGTATACTCAGGCAGTCGAAGCTGCGGTCCATCAGTAAATCAGACACTGAGATGAACAAGATGAACTGCAATGGCAAAAGTGAGTGCATCTTTTACATACTAATCCTGACCTGGGCTTTTTATATGGTACGCCGCTGGTGTCAGACGACAACCTTGCATCACCATGATATCAGCTCTTTAGGAGCCGACCAGCTGCATGACAAAGCACTTTTGATATTATGCAGGGGTGTTTGGGGGGAATTTTCAGAGGGATGGggtatttcattttttccttaGACACATTAGAAGCTTGTAATTGTTTTGTTAATTTAAATCCATGTCGATCACCAAAGCTGGAGATACACTAGAGCGAGAACAAATTTGTGCATGAAAtggtaaaacagaaaataatttgaaaaatgTAACAGCCAATTAACAGCATAACAAGTACAAgtactataaataaaatgtaaccacTATCTGTTCTGCTTTGGCTTATGTAACTTTATAGttattatttatacattttgctTGACCATGAAAACATGTGGGAAAATATCCAGTTTTGTAATCATGTATTGGTAAAGAAACCCTTGGAAAACTGCTGGACACAAGTCTGGGTCAACTCCAAAAGTCAGTCAGATTTTAAGAAACCttcaaaagcaaaacacttgaAAGGActttaatggatttttttttaatacatatatatatttatctgTTTACTCATTTTATCCTCATTTTCAGCCTCCAGGTCACAGTCTGACTCAAATAGTCGTCTGAGACTGAAAATTCCCTCCCTCCTGAGACTTGTTTGTGATATTGTTTTGAGGTCATCACGACGATATCTCCAgatttttcttatttcaatCTGAAATGTATTTGTGAAGCTATGATGtgaaaatgtccaattttgcCCTATCTGGTAAAGAATCCTCCCAAACTTCCTGGATGAAGAGCTGGATCTGGATTGACTTCAAAAGTTAATCATCTCTGGTAAAATTTTCATGCACATCCATCCGTAACCTTTAGAGTAATCCTGCTAACGaacaaacaaagtaaaaagaaagaaaagaaagaaaggaaaaaagaaataaaccaaTGACATAACTTCCTTGgcggtgataaaaaaaaatataatgttaGTATTGCAAATAAGTGCAACATTTTTTCTCCACATCCGTACTATCTGATCTGGCCCTAAATCCACAAATCTTCTTTTCTGAAAAGATTTGAGGACATATTCGCGGAGAAATTTACCCTGAAACAGAATTCACATTACATTTACAACTCAGCCTTATTCCACTAGACGGTTCAGTCTTGATTTATGAACGTgcatctctctctcgctctcaaaGACACAAATCACAGTGCCAAGATAAATCCTGGAGCTCCATCGCTGACAGTCAACAGGGGAACTGTGTTTGTGGGCACTGTGACAGTAGCCTCAGAGAGTTTGAAGAAATATAAGCATATGTCCTGCTTCATACTTGTCCTGCTTCCACTGCAGTGGAATGAAGCCAATTTGGATGCATATTCTCAAACATCTATGTCAGTTCCCAGTTTACTGTCAGCTTCAGATTTCCTCTTACCAGTGAGAGATTTATTCATGTTCACAAATGTTTGCTGAACCTTCCGGTAAAAGAGGAGTATAGTGTGTGAGTTCTGCTCCCTAGGGGGGTATCGGCTGCACGGACGGTAGAACAGCAGGCTGTATGTGCCTTGCAGAGGCATCTAAAAAGAAAAGGCTAGCCAGCACGGACCTTCTGCTGCTGCCCAGCTGCCGGTCTAACTCTGACCTTCGTTCTCAAGGCAGGCAGCTTCCCCAGATCCCCTCTGGGACTGGAGAGGACGGCGAGCACACTTACTCTGAAGTGGGCCGGCGCTCCTCCACTTCACGTACTGATGATGCCCTCTACGCCATGGTAGGCAGGGCCGGGCAGACAGACACTCCGGCCCCTCCGGCCGTCCCTGCCAACACCCCGGCGCCCCCAGACCCTGATGGCGATGTGGAAGGAGGGCTCCCCGAACCTGAGGCCCAGGTCATGTCACCCCCTCACCCTCCGGAGACGGCCGAGTACGCCTGCGTCAGGAAGCTGAGGAAAGCAGATAAGGCGCCTCAAAAGAGGGACAGCGGGACGGATATGGGAGAACCACCGGCACCGCCTCCAAGACACGCCCCGCCTTCACATccagctcctcctccaccacacCCTCACAGCACCAAGTTGCCCCGTAGAAACGTCGAGGCCTTCAATGTCCCATCCTTCCCAAAGGTTGGTAGGGTTAAATGTTTTGCATGTTGAAAACGTAATCTTTATGATCTGATAGGAAGAGTTTGACATTTTAGATTAGAAGTTACCGTGTTTGGATCAGAAGTTGGAGTAATCAGTTGGTTagtaagatgcatttgtagactGTATAAAGCCAAGTTGCAACAAACCTCAAAAAAAGATTGATGCAGCAGAAATGGGTAGCTATAACAAATAAGTCATAGAGAATAATTACCAGTATACTTTCCATGAAGGAGGAAATTTGCTAGATTGACCTAACccatatttttttgtaaaaatgggCATTTTAACATTAAATTCTAAGCTTATTGACTCACTTTTGAATTCGGCTTCAAATGACCaaaagaggaactgcagttttttggcATTTCTACGCTGAGATTGCCTTTATTTAGACTTTAGACTTTATTTCATTCCCATTAAACTCCCTCCTGaggtaaaagagaaaatatacaacaaacaaaacataggGTTATATAATACATATCATCAATAATCATCGTTAACAAAAAAGATCTGTCAACAAATCACCCACATCCAAATACAGATACAATTTCTTTACTAATTTTTGCAAGTTTAGGCAGTAATCTATCCGAAGTATTAAACAACTATTCCAAACCTTTGGTCTCAACCTAAAATACACAGGCAGATATTTTTGACTACATTCAAATAATGATACTCATCTCCAAGTTTTTCCAAGCTACAAAGTTCACATAAATGTTTAATATGTTCAACTCCATAAAATCTGCCCATATCTACTGGGAAACCACTAACATGCTAAATAACACCGACTACAATGAtctaaaatacacaaataatttTCCAGTTGGAGCTCTCGCTTAAATATTCTCTAATTTATACAAAGACtattattaaacatttcagaATTCCGATTTTGTCTCACAATATCAAATATCCTCATCTCAATTACTGCCTTTATATACCTGtcattcaccactcaggtatgtTCCCATAAATGAGAAAGGCTTGCTTTAACGCCAATATTCACCACAACTTAAAAGCACCTTTATTATATTGATTTTTcaaaaaactaaacatgagaAATGATcattaataatgattaataataatttgctttaataaaccttcagttgtttttaaagtcaaaCCGAACTCCACTtatgagaaaataaatcagCTGAACAGTTTCAAAAAGCAAATTGCTTTTTCCTGCAGGTCAGGATAAAAACCAAGCCATAAAGTTCAAGTAACTTTGTAGACTTCCATGATAAAAATGTGGTGAGGTCTAGATCAACACCATTTCTAAAGCTTCGATTCAATAATTTTGAGAAGGAGGAAGTTTTTGCCACTAAAATCAGCCAGAACGAATGGGATCAGCTGTCCAAATCCAGGTGTACAAAGCCTGCAGAGACTTACCTAAGACGATTCAATGCTCTAAAGGATGCCAGAGGGGCTTTAAAAAGCATTGAACTGAGGGTCAGAACACTTTTATAAATAAGCTTTCAATTTTTGATCTTAATAAGTTTGCAACAAAAATCTAAAGATCTATTTTCACTTTATAATTTTTCCCTTTCAAATGGAATCTACAACacaataataatggattgcatttatatagcgcttttcaagaccctcaaagcgctttacaattccactattcattcactctcacattcacacactggtggaggcaagctacagttgtagccacagctgccctggggcagactgacagaagcgaggctgccatatcacgccatcggcccctctggccagcaccagtaggcggtaggtgaagtgtcttgcccaaggacacaacgaccaagacagacagagctggggatcaaaccggcaaccttccggttacaaaatgagcttcccaacccctaATAAGATGCGCAAACAGCTTTTGAGTActttctgaggtaattacaCATTCAagtttagaaaaataaaactttctcAGGCACATTATAAAAATGCTAACACCTGAACAGCTGGTGTTTGCACCTGGAACTAGAGAACTGATTTGAAAAAGAGCAATTTACAACAGAAGGAAAGAAATAGAAATTTAATTCCCGATAAAACCATTCTttttctcctgctgttcagttttatcagttttaagTGGGAATTTATCAAACTAGATCAAACAAATTAATTAGTGAGCCCTGATAATAGGATATTGTTACTTGTGGACAGAGCTAAGCTTCAGATTTCCCTTAGAGAcatgaaagcagcagaaatctTATCATCTAACTCTTGGCATGAAAATAAGCATGGGTTGTTTCCCCAGATGTCAAACTATTCATTTAAAACTTGTCACAGGTGTGATTTATACTTGATGCTGACTCCACATGACTTTTAGACATGGTTTTTATACAACACATGTTTTTCAGTGCTCATTTTCATGAAAAGAGGAGAGATACTTTAAAAATTCAATTTAATCGAGATaattcttaaaaataactccTCAGGGACAATGTAGTGAAATTTGCCCCCTtctgatttcttattttttcatgttttatatcATTGGACAAATTCTAATATTAGATAAATATAATCCGAGTAAAtacaaaagcagtttttaaatcatgatttcatttattaagggaatcAAATCATCCAAACCTATCTgatcctgtgtgaaaaagtaattgccccctaAACCAAATAACCCTGCAAGAGAACTGCAAGTTTTTTAGGGGCATTCAGTGGTGGACTCAATGATGTggtttggatcattgtcctgctgcatagcTCGAGTGTGCTTGAACTTCTGGGCATGAACTGATAACCAGTGGTAATACACCAGCGGTAAAGGAACACAGACTttccaaaaagttcagcttttgtctcatcagtccacagaatatgtTCCCATTAGCCTTGTGGGTCATCAAGGTTTTTGGCAAATGTGGGACGAGCATTTGTGTTCTTTTCACtcatctgtgtttatttttctccttcGAACTCGCTCATGATGCCATTTTAGCCCAGTCTCTTTCTAATTGTTGAAACACGAACCCTGACCTTAACTGAAGCAAGCGAGGCCTGCCgctctttagatgttgttctgggttcttttccGACCTGGATGAATCATTGATGCGCTCTTGGTGCAATTTTGGTAGGCCAGCCACTTCTGGGAAGGTTTCAtcactgttccaagttttctccatttgtggataatggctctcactgtggttcactggGGTCtaaaagccttagaaatggctttataATGCTCTCCAGACTGATGAAAGTCCATGATTTTGTGTCTCAGTAGTTCTTGATTTTCTTTAGATTGTGGCACgatgtgttgtttttctaaatattttaaatcattttatccAAAAGGATCTGTTCGAGtaatttcttgattcaacaggtctggcAATAATCAGGCCTTAGCGTGGCTAGTGAAATTATACTTAGCTTTCCAAAACATGCGGTTAATTACCTTTTCTCATATGATAGCATTGTCACATTTTGCAGCTGGGTGGCAAAACTTAGCAGCACTTTGCTGAGATGCACACGAGAAATGAGAGGACAAAGATTGACGGATATGCCCCTCTCCAAATCATCACGATACTTAGGAAAACATGTAATATTTATCATTTAAGCAATAAATGCAAAGTGattcctaaataaataaaacccaaaGTAATGTTGATGCCTGACAGCTACATATTTCCTTTGCAATAAGCCACAGAAACACAGCATCACCTTAAGTGGTCGGTTTTATGAACTGAAGGAAGTTAAGGAGGATGActagagggagagaaaaaattaTCTGCTGAGTTTTTAGTGTCTTGTGCAGATCGGCCTTGGATTTTTTTCCACTCCCTACACTGGAGCTTGGTGCAGTATTTCAGGTCATCCactttctgaaacaagcagtttCAGTCCCTCCTGCTTTAAGCccctttcttctgattggctattCCTCTAAACCAGAAGGTTAGACCAAGATGTGGGTGGGgtttctgtgctcacagccagagctgtgtgcctgagatgTCCACATTAGTGATATCTATTCTCTGACACTGAACAGAGccgtgagaaaaaaaatcaactgtctGAAACTGATcgtttagagcagtctgaagccaTGTATGAGCATCCACTATTGTACATATAGACATGACAGAAGCCAAGTAAACGGATAACAAGTTTCCATAGAATGTGTGGCCATCAGTTTCTGTTTGGACAGAAATGTCAGAAATGTCACTGTGATCATTATTTCATTCTGTTATTCTCTGTCAGCAGCAGTACGACGCATAAATATGCAGTTTGTGGTGCTGTGATCAGGATCTGCAGAGTATTTCTTTCACAGTTCCTGTTGATACTGCAGAGGATCTGCTCGGTTGTAATTGTGCCAGTGTTGCAGTTTCCAGAGCACTTGGCTACATCATGCATGGTGCTGTGATATGTTAGAATTTCTTTGAAGTCCAGGCACTGAGCGGTGTTTATTTGTTGAAGAGTTTTTGGTGATAGTGTGGTATTTCTGCTCTCAGCAGTGTCACCTCCTCCATATGTT from the Pelmatolapia mariae isolate MD_Pm_ZW linkage group LG20, Pm_UMD_F_2, whole genome shotgun sequence genome contains:
- the si:dkey-70p6.1 gene encoding basic salivary proline-rich protein 4 isoform X1, with the translated sequence MASMQDGLNFTAPPYGKVLLLGAIAAASAFVVTILIVVLCVGCQRKGKTHNVPGEGGKHRLMDMGILRQSKLRSISKSDTEMNKMNCNGKSRQLPQIPSGTGEDGEHTYSEVGRRSSTSRTDDALYAMVGRAGQTDTPAPPAVPANTPAPPDPDGDVEGGLPEPEAQVMSPPHPPETAEYACVRKLRKADKAPQKRDSGTDMGEPPAPPPRHAPPSHPAPPPPHPHSTKLPRRNVEAFNVPSFPKEVMFMGNGEQYIWKPPEDDDMLMLQNKALGPLSAHTVENIQPSAAAVAEMYSKVCKPGKKKRAVPGSPPANPGFRTLGRGDRDRDRDGGFSVVVKPQTWAPQEGKAVGGPLDDHCYESIGTEECDLAYENMEGGGAWKRERPPNMCATLRPRRKKAQQPLQQQQPPPPPPTQQTPKLQHLPAKALLLPGENLYESIGDLKQGSATSSTTTIFTFNDGMEMYVTGL